The Oncorhynchus mykiss isolate Arlee chromosome 10, USDA_OmykA_1.1, whole genome shotgun sequence nucleotide sequence gtagctcaggtccagctctttcaggtgggaggggtttgacctcagagctgaagACAGAGCAGCACAGCCCTCCTCTGTgaccagacagccagacagcctacagagagacACAAAAGCTGTCTAGGTTGATGTGCTGGTGTCAATCGTCTTGTAGGACACCAATACATTTGTCCATGACACAAACATTAGGATAAAAGATCAGATTTTCAGAGTATTTGTTTCACTAAGCTCAGTTCCGACCTGATTGAAACTGCTGTACTTACCCCAGTGTGtgtagtttacagtctggatcctccagtccagcagacagcAGTGTAACTCCTGAGTCCTGCAGGTCATTGTCTCTCAGCTCCAGTTGTTTCAGTTGTGAGTTGGGTGAACTCAGGACTGAGGCCAGATCTGAACAGCAACCctctgtcagaccacactgacCTAGACTAGAGGGCAGAAGAGCACATGATTAACACATGTTTAAAACATCCACATAATAACTCATACTGAAGATATTTAACTCACACTAGTGTCTGTATGTTGCAGAGTGGACTGGTTAGTCCAACACAGAGCAGCTCCACCCCTCTGCCTCTCAGGTCATTGTAGCTGAGGTCCAGTTCTCTCAGGGGGGAGTTTGGTGTCTGTAGAGCTGAGGTCAGAGTCTCACAGGATTCATATGTGAGTTTACAGCCAGCTAGTCTGAAGAGAGGATATAGTCTGttagatatacactgctcaaaaaaataaagggaacacttaaacaacacaatgtaactccaagtcaatcacacttctgtgaaatcaaactgtccacttagaaagcaacactgattgacaataaatgtcacatgctgttgtgcaaatggaatagacaacaggtggaaattataggcaattagcaagacacccccaataaaggagtggttctgcaggtggtgatcacagaccacttctcagttcctatgcttcttggctgatgttttggtcacttttgaatgctggtggtgctttcactctagtggtagcatgagacggagtctagaacccacacaagtggctcagatagtgcagctcatccaggatggcacatcaatgcgagctgtggcaagaaggtttaatgtgtctgtcagcgtagtgtccagagcatggaggcgcaaccaggagacaggccagtacatcaggagatgtggaggaggccgtaggagggcaacaacccagcagcaggaccgctacctccgcctttgtgcaaggaggagcaggaggagcactgccagagccctgcaaaattacctccagcaggccacaaatgtgcatgtgtctgctcaaacggtcagaaacagactccatgagggtggtatgaggtccCGACGTCCActggtgggggttgtgcttacagcccaacaccatgcaggacgtttggcatttgccagagaacaccaagattggcaaattcgccactggcgccctgtgctctccacagatgaaagcaggttcacactgagcacgtgacagatgtgacagagtctggagatgccgtggagaacgttctgctgcctgcaacatcctccagcatgaccagtttggcggtgggtcagtcatggtgtggggtggcatttctttgggtggccgcacagccctccatgtgctcgccagaggtagcctgactgccattagttaccgagatgagatcctcagaccccttgtgagaccatatgctggtgcggttggccctgggttcctcctaatgcaagacaatgctggacctcatgtggctggagtgtgtcatcagttcctgcaagaggaatggcattgatgctatggactggcatgcccgttccccagacctgaatccaattgagcacatctgggacatcatgtctcgctccatccaccaacgccacgttgcaccacagactgtccaggagttggcggatgctttagtccaggtctgggagaagatccctcaggagaccatccgtcacctcataaggagcatgcccaggcattgtaggggggtcatacaggcacgtggaggccacacacactactgagcctcattttgacttgttttaaggacattacatcaaagttggatcagcctgtagtgtggttttccactttaattttgagtgtaactccaaatccagacctctatgggttgataaattcaatttccattgataatttttgtgcgattttgttgtcagcacattcaactatgtaaagaaaaaagagtttaataagaatatttcattcattcagatctaggatgtgttattttagtgttccctttatttttttgagcagtgtacaacgCCTTCATTATAATGATACTGTAAACATCAACTCAATAACAGAACTTACAGTGCTCTCTTGCAGGTTTTCACGACTGGCAGCAACCTCTGATAACCTTTCTCTGATGTGTTGCACATCTTCAGGTCAAActcctccagcacctcctctgACATCAGTAACAGGTAGGCCAGGGCTGAACATTGGTCAGGTTTTAGTATTGTTTCTGAAAGAGTTCCTGATCGCAGGGAGGTCTGCATGTCTTCAACTAAAGAGTTGGCACCaagttcattcagacagtggaacaaGTTGATGATCCTTTCTGGTGAGGATTCGTATTTGATCTTGTCTGAAAGGTACCTGACTATTCTCTTAactgttttcttatggctctgtgtTGTACTTCCTGTCTGTGTCAGAAGGCCTCGTAACAGATTCTGATTGGACTCCAGCGAGAGAcccagaaggaagcggaggaacAGGTCCAGGTGTCCATTCTCACTCTTCAAGGCCTGGTCCACTGCTCTCCTGTGTAAGTCAGACAATTTGATTGACTCCTTCTTTTCATCATCACTAGTGGGGGAGAAAACATTTTCCTTCTTGTCCAGACATGATTCTAAAGCATGCACTGCTGCTagaaactcctgaatgctcagatgCACAAAGCTGTAGATCTTCTCTTGGTACAGCCCAGATTCTTCTTTAAAGATCTCTGTACACAATGCTGAGTACTCTGATGCCTCTGTGACATCAAGGCCACACTCTCTCAGGTCCTCCTCATAGAAGATCAGGTTGCCCTCCTGCAGCTGTTGGAAAGCCAGCTTTGCCAGTTTCAGGATCATCTCTTTGTCTGACTGAGACAGTTCCTTTGCGTTTGTCTCTGTGGCTTTGTTGTACTTCCTGTTCTTCACAATGATTTGGATGAGCGTGAAGTGTGAGCACATCTGGGTCAGAGTTTTGGGGACTTCATTCTTCTCTGCCACTTTCAGCATCGTCTCAAGGACAGTGGCTGATATCCAACAGAAGACCGGGATGTGGCACATGATCTGGAGGCTCCTTGATGTCGTTATGTGTTTGATGATTTCATTGGCCAGTTTCTGATCTGTGATTTTCTTCCTGAAGTATTCCTCCTTCTGTGGAtcattgaaccctcgtacctctgtcacTTGGTCAATACACTCAGGAGGGATCTGATTGGCTGCTGCAGGTCGTGTGgttatccagaggagagcagagggaagcagattCCCCTCTATGAGGTTTGTCAGTAGCACGTCCACTGAGGTTGGCTTCATGACATCAGAGCACTTCTCATTGTTTTTGAAGTCTAGAGGAAGTCGACACTCATCCAGACCATCCAAAATGAAATCAGTTTTGGTTTCCACATCTTCAATGCTGTCAATCTCTTTCAGCTCTGGGAAGTAGTGGGAAAGAAGTTGCATCAGACTGTATTGGTCCTTTTTCAGGTTCAGATCACGGAAAGGAAGAGGAAACATGAAATGAACGTCCTGATTTGCTTTTCCCTCTGCCCAGTCAAGGACAACcttctgcacagagactgtttttccaatgccgGCGATTCCTTTGGTCAGCACAGTTCTGATAGGTTTGTCTTGTCCAGGTAAAGGCTTGAAGATGTCGTTGCATTTGATTGGTGTCTCTTGTGTGGTTTGTTTCTTGGATGCCATCTCCATCTGTCTaacctcatgttcattattgagCCCTCCACttccaccctctgtgatgtagagctctgtgtagatgTCCTTGAACAAACATTGGTTTCCATGGTGTCCAATTCCTTCAGATATGTGCTGAAACTTGTGTTTCAGTTTAGCCTTAATGTCTTGTTGGACTGTCAGCAGAGTTTGACCTGTAGGAAAACAATGAGATTTGTCACTCGtaagtttgtgtttgtttgtttgtttgtttgtttgtttgtttgtgtgtgtgtgtgtgtgtgtgtgtgtgaaccctaCTTTGTAATATTGTATGAAACACAGTCTTACATCTTCTGTCCAGAAGGTTGTGTGTGATCTTTAATGCATCCTCACTGTCCAAACTCTCCACTTCCTTATTGTCATCTGGTAATGGTTCCTGGCTGAAAGCAGGTGGCTGATCACTCTTCATTGATAGCAGGCTGGTTGTAGGTGACACTGCTCTGGGCTTCTGGACACTGATCAAAACAGGGAGACAGATCACCTCATCAATATCACATCAATACCTCATCTAATTCATTTTAACAACTGTATAGTGGAACTTCTAGAAGTCCTGATGTTTCTTTATAAAACTACAGTCTGCAATTGGTCAATCCATTTTTGGccttttaaatgaatgatataggcctacattttatGTAATTTGGGAAAAGTTTTCATTAATTTTACATAAGAGCAATGTATATTTTGCAATTAATCTCTTACCTCTTAGAACTGGTGTCTTGAGTCATTTTAGTGGCAgtggtcccctcctctctctccccagagagactcattttagtggcagtggtcccctcctctctctccccagagagactcattttagaggcagtggtctcctcctctctctccccagagagactcattttagaagTAAGTCACAGCTCACTCAGCTACAATAAGAAATAACAGAACATTGAAGAACCATTAACAATTACCACACGTTTACTGTCTGTGGTCAGAGTACAGATACATTTAAACATACACAGTCCAAAATTATTAATTTGATTTGGATCCCCACTcgctgactccataacaacagctagtctacctggttggatcccctgaccccataacaacagctagtctacctggttggatcccctgactccataacaacagctagtctacctggttggatcccctgactccataacaacagctagtctacctggttggatcccctgactccataacaacagctggtctacctggttggatcccctgactccataacaacagctagtctacctggttggatcccctgactccataacaacagctagtctacctagctaatgttagctagctagctagctaatgtttgctggctggctccctagctgatgtTATTATTCGTTTCCCAGAGCCATTTGCTGTTCTAGTTAGAGcccaatgctagctagctaacattgaacatggttggttagctcccaacACTGTGGTGTTGTTGGCACTGTttattgtttaactagctaacgctGGCTGGCaggctagttagctaacgttacgtaaAGTGTTTACAAcatccgttgaatatggccggtgtcagtaaagatctgcaaaaaagcgtaatgaaattgttgccagctgaGCTGGTTAGGCCGTTTTCATgctatccagaggtaaacaaatcatcggccagaggGTCAAGTGTGCACATCGAGAGCTCTCCGAgaggtggggctaaagcttaagaaggtgtgaacgatgctgaatgggtgcagACAAAGaggagctcttcactagataccaaaacattcgaAGGCcaatttctcaaaagtgagtttacaagtttatcaactttcaaagcagaattactttcccattgttcctgtaaTGTAACGTataatataccattttgtagctctgtctTTACTTttatgtaaaaaacacaatttcaagtgttgctacataagactgaatccaaGTGGTGAGATATAtatgtcattgacagaaacaactaCAATTGTTGCATCTCATTCTGTTGTTGTCTtctgtttagctagctagttaaaattgtccctttcccaAATTggccatggatggagatatggattaggacttgtggttttacttgaTTCTCCATACTTGCCAATGATTATAActgcgattctgatccaaccatttaTTCACACATTGTTGTGcctctggcctgagaggatggaagttaaATATGTGGCTaaatgtagaaggctaatgttaactagctaacgttgcccacgAATGGAAGTTAGGccagcgagcaagcattttagctatGTAGCAAAGGACAACAAACAAGAAAAGCGTGTTCTGTATAACAGAGTGatagatagtgtactgtataacagagtgatagacagtgtactgtataacagagtgatagacagtgtactgtataacagagtgatagaccgtgTACTGTATAACAGAATGATAATGTATAACAGAGTGATAGATCGTGTACTGTATAACAGAGTGATACtgaatgacagagtgatagacagtgtactgtataacagagtgatagacagtgtactgtataacagagtgatagaccgtgTACTgtagaacagagtgatagacagtgtactgtataacagagtgatagaccgtgTACTgtagaacagagtgatagacagtgtactgtataacagagtgatagacagtgtactgtataacagagtgatactgtataacagagtgatagacagtgtaatgtataacagagtgatagaccgtgTACTGTATAACAGAGTGATAGATCGTGTACTGTATAACAGTGTACTGTATAACAGTGTACTGTATAACAGAGTGAtagataatgtactgtataacagagtgatactgaatgacagagtgatagactgtactgtataacagagtgatagattgtgtactgtatgacagagtgatagattGTGTACTGTATAACAGTGTGATAGATCGTGTACTGTATAACAGAGTGATAGATCGTGTACTGTATAACAGAGTGATAGATCGTGTACTGTATAACAGAGTGATACtgaatgacagagtgatagaccgtgtactgtataacagagtgatagaccgtgtactgtataacagagtgatagaccgtgTACTGTATATCAGAGTGATAGACCCTTtcatcaacatgacagagaggatgTCATTAGTGTTTCTCTACAATTAGGGTGAGTCAACGTGTTTTTTTTCTACTTGTTTGAaagtgcacacagacacacacatgttgTACCATGAACCGTTCTTTGCAACGTgcagtaactctctgtggttctaaattaatagttgtttagtggtccagAAATGTCGGAAatattaacttgcttgaccatgctgtaggtcatgtaactgtctgTTAAATACAATATGCTGTGTGGACTTAACCGGACAGATGTTGCGCTCTGGTtctgtgataaaacaaaggtgtggtgGAATTCGTATTGTCTCAGACATAATTATATATTAATaacagtgattttacccacgcaccgatACTGGTTTGCCCTCATAATTGGCGTGGATGTAATGTGGACACCCCCGCTTTAGGCTTCTGTAGTACTGAACCTGCCAAGTTGATGTAAGAGCTCCGGAATGTTTTAATTATAGGCTATGTCCGGGCGTTCtccgtttttatatttttaatttgTATCATGTCATTCATTATGAGCCACTATCGAGAACCAGggtcagtaatacccacatacattaataactgtcactttagtgttcgTTCTCCTTACATTGTGCATCATTCCATTCTGTTGTATAGGACCCCTCCCTATTCAACCCCTATTGTACAATTTTTTACACCTTCCAATGTTTCATTGATTCAACTTGAAAATGACAACattcaggatgaatcaaaccgCTGTGTTTATTATTTATCAATATATTTCGTGTGAAAACGCTGTTGAATGAAAACTTCACCAGAAAATCTGTTGTCCAGCAAGTGGGTGTTTTCagtgattaaattacatttattcAGCGCGCGCAAGGGACCCACGCCTGCAAAGCCCGTTATGCAACTtaataaggtaagtctgaatataAACTGATGACAAGTGCATAGGAAAGGCGTCATTTCATAAATTGGAATAGTGCCCTTAGTGAATACACACATGCGCTGCTTGAGTTGACATGTGGTGCGATCAGTTTTTCTCGCCCGTTGCACCGGGGTGTGTATTCAGAAGAAAGGTGTGGCGACAACGACTAAACCAGTGGTTAACATTCTGCAACGGTGCACCGGCCAAGTTATATCGAGCGCACAGCAGTGAGCAAAACGGACCACCACTTTCCTGATCGGTGTCGCCAGAAAGCATTTTCAACGTTGATTTAGCCCTACATTCAAATAATTTCTATGCCCATTGTTGCACGTCACATTTACTTGACTGATTTAACGAAACAGAGGGGTTTCTTTAGTGACAATTTTACATAATTCCGAGTCATGTCTTCTGACGTAGTTTCATCATGCGGATAATAATCACGATAATGCGCTGTCAGACGCCTTTACCGATAATACTCTACCTCACAGCCctgtagcctacaacaccacattGGATCATATTGATTAGGCTAATTAATATGAATCAACACCAATGTAAATAAGACTGAACTTGCCATTTTGTAAAGTTGAAATCAGTATTGTATTAACTTTACAGTTCTTCAGGTATCTTCCCTTTAAATCATCTGTCTCTCTATGAAAGTCTTACTTCTCCACAACACTTTTCTACATTAAATTATAAAGAAttctacaaacctcagatgtttTTGTCTTCTACCCACCCGTAAGGTCCATTTCTTCCTCTAGGTCCTTAAACATGGACTACCTGTGTTGGGACATGAGGTGTAgggaggatagaggtggagagaggggggagaggtggagggaagagagagagggaagagacggagggggagggagaggcagagggaggagagaaagagggaggagacgggagagggagggggggaggagggagcggtggaaggaggagagaggtggagtgaggggggagaggtggagggaggagaagtGAGGAAGGAGacgggaaagagggaggagagaggtggagtgggagagagggaggagacaggtggtaaGAGAGAGaacttgaggatctgcagagaagaatgggggaaactccccaaatacaggtgtgccaagcttgtcgcgtcacacccaaggctgtaatcactgccaaaggtgcttcaacaaagtactgagtaaagggtctgaatacttatgcaaatgtgatatttctgggtAGTTAAAAACAAATCGTCCTTTAAATCATGGCCACTTGCTCAGCTGGGCCAGGGACACTTTATTTGGGTCAGGAGGAAATTTCCAACAGATCTCAACTGATTAGAAGGAGGAAATGTCCAACAGATCTCAACTGATTAGAAGGAGGAAATGTCCAACAGATCTCAACTGATTAGAAGGGGGAAATGTCCAACAGATCTCAACTGATTAGAAGGAGGAAATGTCCAACAGATCTCAACTGATTAGAAGGATGAAATGTCCAACAGATCTCAACTGATTAGAATGAGGAAATGTCCAACAGATCTCAACTGATTAGAAGGATGAAATGTCCAACAGATCTCAACTGATTAGAAGGAGGAAATGTCCAACAGATCTCAACTGATTTGAATGAGGAAATGTCCAACAGATCTCAACTGATTAGAAGGAGGAAATGTCCAACAGATCTCAACTGATTAGAAGGATGAAATGTCCAACAGATCTCAACTGATTAGAATGAGGAAATGTCCAACAGATCTCAACTGATTAGAAGGAGGAAATGTCCAACAGATCTCAACTGATTAGAAGGATGAAATGTCCAACAGATCTCAACTGATTAGAATGAGGAAATGTCCAACAGATCTCAACTGATTAGAATGAGGAAAtgtacaacatacagtgccttgcgaaagtattcggcccccttgaactttgcgaccttttgccacatttcaggattcaaacataaagatataaaactgtatttttttgtgaagaatcaacaacaagtgggacacaatcatgaagcggaacgacatttactggatatttcaaacttttttaacaaatcaaaaactgaaaaattgggcgtgcaaaattattcagcccccttaagttaatactttgtagagccaccttttgctgcgattacagctgtaagtcgcttggggtatgtctctatcagttttgcacatcgagagactgacattttttcccattcctccttgcaaaacagctcgagctcagtgaggttggatggagagcatttgtgaacagcagttttcagttatttccacagattctcgattggattcaggtctggactttgacttggccattctaacacctggatatgtttatttttgaaccattccattgtagattttgctttatgttttggatcattgtcttgttggaagacaaatctctgtcccagtctcaggtcttttgcagattccatcaggttttcttccagaatggtcctgtatttggctccatccatcttcccatcaattttaaccatcttccctgtccctgctgaagaaaatcaggcccaaaccatgatgctgccaccaccatgtttgacagtggggatggtgtgttcagctgtgttgcttttacgccaaacataacgttttgcattgttgccaaaaagttcaattttggtttcatctgaccagagcaccttcttccacatgtttggtgtgtctcccaggtggcttgtggcaaactttaaactacactttttatggatatctttaagaaatggctttcttcttgccactcttccataaaggccagatttgtgcaatatacgactgattgttgtcctatggacagagtctcccacctcagctgtagatctctgcagttcatccagagtgatcatgggcctcttggctgcatctctgatcagtcttctccttgtatgagctgaaagtttagagggacggccaggtcttggtagatttgcagtggtctgatactccttccatttcaatattatcgcttgcacagtgctccttgggatgtttaaagcttgggaaatctttttgtatccaaatccggctttaaacttcttcacaacagtatctcggacctgcctggtgtgttccttgttcttcatgatgctctctgcgcttttaacggacctctgagactatcacagtgcaggtgcatttatacggagacttgattacacacaggtggattgtatttatcatcattagtcatttaggtcaacattggatcattcagagatgctcactgaacttctggagagagtttgctggactgaaagtaaaggggctgaataattttgcacgcccaatttttcagtttttgatttgttaaaaaagtttgaaatatccaataaatgtcgttccacttcatgattgtgtcccacttgttgttgattcttcacaaaaaaataaagttttatatctttatgtttgaagcctgaaatgtggcaaaaggtcgcaaagttcaagggggccgaatactttcgcaaggcactgtatctcaactGATTAGAAGAAGGAAATGTCCAACAGATCTCAACTGATTAGAAGGAGGAAATGTCCAACAGATCTCAACTGATTAGAATGAGGAAATGTCCAACAGATCTCAACTGATTAGAAGGAGGAAATGTCCAACGGATCTCAACTGATTAGAAGGAGGAAATGTCCAACAGATCTCAACTGATTAGAAGGAGGAAATGTCCAACGGATCTCAACTGATTAGAATGAGGAAATGTCCAACAGATCTCAACTGATTAGAAGGAGGAAATGTCCAACAGATCTCAACTGATTAGAAGGATGAAATGTCCAACAGATCTCAACTGATTAGAATGAGGAAATGTCCAACAGATCTCAACTGATTAGAATGAGGAAATGTCCAACAGATCTCAACTGATTAGAAGGAGGAAATGTCCAACAGATCTCAACTGATTAGAAGGGGGAAATGTCCAACAGATCTCAACTGATTAGAAGGAGGAAATGTCCAACAGATCTCAACTGATTAGAAGGATGAAATGTCCAACAGATCTCAACTGATTAGAAGGATGAAATGTCCAACAGATCTCAACTGATTAGAAGGAGGAAATGTCCAACAGATCTCAACTGATTAGAATGAGGAAATGTCCAACAGATCTCAACTGATTAGAAGGAGGAAATGTCCTACAGATCTCAACTGATTAGAAGGAGGAAATGTCCAACAGATCTCAACTGATTAGATTGA carries:
- the LOC110512948 gene encoding protein NLRC3-like, which translates into the protein MSLSGEREEETTASKMSLSGEREEGTTATKMSLSGEREEGTTATKMTQDTSSKSVQKPRAVSPTTSLLSMKSDQPPAFSQEPLPDDNKEVESLDSEDALKITHNLLDRRCQTLLTVQQDIKAKLKHKFQHISEGIGHHGNQCLFKDIYTELYITEGGSGGLNNEHEVRQMEMASKKQTTQETPIKCNDIFKPLPGQDKPIRTVLTKGIAGIGKTVSVQKVVLDWAEGKANQDVHFMFPLPFRDLNLKKDQYSLMQLLSHYFPELKEIDSIEDVETKTDFILDGLDECRLPLDFKNNEKCSDVMKPTSVDVLLTNLIEGNLLPSALLWITTRPAAANQIPPECIDQVTEVRGFNDPQKEEYFRKKITDQKLANEIIKHITTSRSLQIMCHIPVFCWISATVLETMLKVAEKNEVPKTLTQMCSHFTLIQIIVKNRKYNKATETNAKELSQSDKEMILKLAKLAFQQLQEGNLIFYEEDLRECGLDVTEASEYSALCTEIFKEESGLYQEKIYSFVHLSIQEFLAAVHALESCLDKKENVFSPTSDDEKKESIKLSDLHRRAVDQALKSENGHLDLFLRFLLGLSLESNQNLLRGLLTQTGSTTQSHKKTVKRIVRYLSDKIKYESSPERIINLFHCLNELGANSLVEDMQTSLRSGTLSETILKPDQCSALAYLLLMSEEVLEEFDLKMCNTSEKGYQRLLPVVKTCKRALLAGCKLTYESCETLTSALQTPNSPLRELDLSYNDLRGRGVELLCVGLTSPLCNIQTLVLGQCGLTEGCCSDLASVLSSPNSQLKQLELRDNDLQDSGVTLLSAGLEDPDCKLHTLGLSGCLVTEEGCAALSSALRSNPSHLKELDLSYNHPGDSAGGLLSAALVDPTYKLMKLNVDHGGECRLKSGLRKYACHLTLDPNTANPNLILSEGNRKVICVEERQHYEDHPDRFDYLYQVLCREGLSGGRYYWEVERDGSMADIGVVYKGMERKGWEDASWIGGNRESRCLLCSHSGYRFYHDGVNRIIPGPVSNRVGVYLDWPAGTLSFYSVSSSGTLTHLYTEHTTFTEPLYPGFGISFFSVTSVTLCQIDYQHTQR